The following are from one region of the Halictus rubicundus isolate RS-2024b chromosome 15, iyHalRubi1_principal, whole genome shotgun sequence genome:
- the LOC143361346 gene encoding uncharacterized protein LOC143361346 has product MFENVMPEKAMAFVRLSIGLTCGWPLPSVATRAQVLCYRMFKVSSAISALALFLPAFYAAILHVGDPTKFTKAILMALACAHTLTQILITGIQHDRCQRLIEDITVSLKNAKSYERDVYQRYVDTYCRFYGLTVMWYYVSPIVVLFGSVFLPQPFPAVSEYPFRVDYEPVKTIITLHQTFVGLQCSASVSVNMFAAMFLLYTAARYEILMIDLRESTSVDALAMCVKKYYSVTRFAKDVTDATQYIVWFTIMFSSVDLVLCGLNIIGFMFLAGTTLMEVLMCALPADALINAPPFTNSFASYFLRWKRRIPLQTIKCAYQGKIILLR; this is encoded by the exons ATGTTCGAAAACGTGATGCCAGAGAAGGCAATGGCCTTCGTTCGACTTAGCATAGGTTTGACCTGCGGCTGGCCACTGCCATCGGTGGCTACGAGAGCTCAGGTCTTGTGTTACAGAATGTTCAAAGTGTCGAGTGCTATTAGCGCGCTTGCATTATTCTTGCCAGCATTCTACGCAGCGATTCTCCACGTTGGCGACCCAACCAAATTCACGAAGGCGATCCTCATGGCATTAGCTTGTGCCCACACTCTAACACAAATATTGATTACAGGCATTCAACATGATCGCTGTCAG CGTTTGATTGAGGATATAACGGTTTCCTTAAAGAACGCGAAGTCTTACGAGAGGGACGTCTATCAACGATACGTCGACACGTACTGCAGGTTTTACGGGTTGACTGTGATGTGGTATTACGTATCTCCAATCGTCGTCCTTTTCGGAAGTGTTTTTCTACCTCAGCCGTTCCCAGCGGTCTCAGAGTATCCATTCCGCGTCGACTACGAACCCGTGAAGACTATAATCACACTACACCAAACCTTTGTCGGCCTTCAATGCTCCGCATCGGTCAGCGTGAACATGTTCGCAGCAATGTTCCTTCTGTACACCGCAGCGAGGTACGAGATACTGATGATAGATCTGAGGGAGTCTACCAGCGTCGATGCTTTGGCCATGTGTGTGAAAAAGTATTATTCGGTGACCAG ATTTGCAAAGGATGTCACCGATGCTACTCAGTACATAGTTTGGTTCACGATAATGTTTAGCAGTGTAGATCTTGTACTTTGTGGTCTGAATATTATAGGA TTTATGTTCTTGGCTGGGACGACATTGATGGAGGTTCTCATGTGCGCTTTGCCAGCTGACGCTTTGATAAATGCG CCACCGTTTACTAATTCATTTGCCTCGTACTTCCTCCGTTGGAAGCGTAGAATCCCCCTTCAGACTATCAAATGCGCTTATCAGGGAAAAATCATTCTGCTTCGATAA
- the LOC143361246 gene encoding uncharacterized protein LOC143361246 produces MFANVTPKKAIAFTKYSVTLCCGWPLPSTAPKIHVYFYVILKVLAVLCNIAVILPAVWFLCINIDDPVLFGKGFGLIAAMCQTITYIIICGFQHDHFQRLIEVMTDYLEKAKLYEMAIFQRYVDTYSPFHGISTIGYYVAAAVVVVTTWFSDQQFPVLCKYPFRVDYEPVTTVIFLNHAFLAFQNVSSVSLNTLTAMLVLFAAARFDIVMLELQSAVTVADLKECVKKYREVKRYALDTIDGVQYVTLSTILISSVILVNCGLNIIGRREFLIKSQFIFVALSELLEVFSCVLPADRLIEVSSGAIRSVYDVKWYERDLSVQKTVYQMLVPQKPIIVSFLFIVPQLSLNYYCSYISNAFSLFTALRLVLDDEEDVASSDNFNTTCC; encoded by the exons ATGTTCGCGAACGTGACACCGAAAAAGGCTATCGCTTTCACCAAATACAGCGTGACTTTGTGCTGCGGTTGGCCGCTGCCTTCGACAGCTCCTAAAATTCACGTTTACTTTTATGTGATCCTGAAAGTGCTGGCTGTTTTATGCAACATTGCAGTGATCCTGCCTGCGGTCTGGTTCCTTTGTATTAACATCGATGATCCAGTCCTTTTCGGCAAGGGGTTCGGTCTTATAGCTGCTATGTGTCAGACCATCACGTATATAATTATCTGCGGCTTTCAGCACGATCATTTTCAG CGATTAATCGAGGTAATGACGGATTATTTAGAGAAAGCAAAACTGTACGAAATGGCTATCTTCCAACGATACGTGGACACGTATTCCCCATTTCATGGGATTTCCACAATAGGTTATTACGTTGCTGCGGCGGTCGTCGTGGTTACAACATGGTTCTCAGACCAGCAATTTCCTGTACTTTGCAAATATCCATTCCGCGTCGACTATGAACCCGTCACGACAGTTATTTTCCTAAATCATGCATTCCTTGCTTTTCAAAACGTTTCAAGCGTGAGCTTGAACACGCTGACAGCGATGCTGGTTCTATTCGCTGCGGCAAGATTCGACATAGTGATGCTAGAGTTGCAATCGGCTGTCACCGTCGCCGATTTGAAGGAATGCGTGAAAAAGTATCGCGAAGTAAAAAG GTATGCACTGGATACCATTGACGGTGTCCAATACGTAACTTTGAGCACAATACTTATCAGTAGCGTAATCCTCGTAAATTGCGGTCTTAATATCATTGGT CGTCGAGAGTTTTTGATAAAATCGCAATTTATATTTGTGGCTCTGTCGGAGTTGCTGGAAGTTTTTTCGTGCGTGTTGCCAGCCGATCGTCTGATAGAAGTG AGTTCAGGTGCAATTCGGAGTGTCTACGACGTGAAGTGGTACGAACGAGATTTAAGCGTGCAGAAAACAGTGTATCAGATGCTGGTGCCGCAGAAGCCGATAATCGTCAGCTTCTTATTCATCGTTCCACAACTGTCTTTGAATTATTACTGTTCG TACATTTCAAACGCCTTCTCCTTATTCACTGCTCTTCGTCTTGTACTGGACGACGAGGAAGACGTGGCGTCATCTGACAATTTTAACACCACCTGTTGCTAG
- the LOC143361300 gene encoding uncharacterized protein LOC143361300 isoform X1 produces the protein MFENVMPEKAMAFVRLSIGLTCGWPLPSVATRAQVLCYRIFKVSSAISALGLFLPVLYAAILHVSDATNFTKAIVMALACIQVVTQILITGIQHDRCQRLIENVTASLKNAKSYERDVYQRYVDTYCRFYGLTVMWYFVSPIVVVLGSVFLPQPFPTVSEYPFRVDYEPVKTIIILHQTFVGLQCSAAISVNMFAAMLLLYTAARYEILMIDLRESTSIDALAMCVKKYYSVTRFAKDVTDATQYIVSFTIMFSSVVLVLCGLNIIGRQPFVVKLQFMFLAGTALMEVLMCALPADALINVSTNAVRSAYESTWYDQALGVQKTVLRILVPQKPIVISFKCFIPRLSLEYYCSYISNAVSLFAAMRVMVLDEDDDLLSSKSINGTCCTG, from the exons ATGTTCGAAAACGTGATGCCAGAGAAGGCAATGGCCTTCGTTCGACTTAGCATAGGTTTGACCTGCGGCTGGCCACTGCCATCGGTGGCTACGAGAGCTCAGGTCTTGTGTTACAGAATTTTCAAAGTGTCGAGTGCTATTAGCGCGCTTGGATTATTCTTGCCAGTATTGTACGCAGCGATTCTCCACGTTAGCGACGCAACCAATTTCACGAAGGCGATCGTCATGGCATTAGCTTGTATCCAAGTTGTAACACAAATATTGATTACCGGCATTCAACATGATCGCTGTCAG CGTTTGATTGAGAACGTAACAGCTTCCTTAAAGAACGCAAAGTCCTACGAGAGGGACGTCTATCAACGATACGTCGACACGTACTGCCGGTTTTACGGGTTGACCGTGATGTGGTATTTCGTATCTCCAATCGTCGTCGTTTTAGGAAGTGTTTTTCTACCTCAGCCGTTCCCAACGGTCTCCGAGTATCCATTCCGCGTCGACTACGAACCCGTGAAGACTATAATCATTCTACACCAAACCTTTGTCGGCCTTCAATGCTCCGCAGCGATCAGCGTGAACATGTTCGCAGCAATGTTGCTTCTGTACACCGCAGCGAGGTACGAGATACTGATGATAGATCTGAGGGAGTCTACCAGCATCGATGCTTTGGCCATGTGCGTGAAAAAGTATTATTCGGTGACCAG ATTTGCAAAGGATGTCACCGATGCTACTCAGTACATAGTTTCGTTCACGATAATGTTTAGCAGTGTAGTTCTTGTACTTTGTGGTCTGAATATTATAGGA CGGCAACCCTTTGTGGTAAAACTGCAGTTTATGTTCTTGGCTGGGACGGCATTGATGGAGGTTCTCATGTGCGCTTTGCCAGCTGACGCATTGATAAATGTG AGTACAAACGCCGTTCGAAGTGCATACGAATCGACATGGTACGATCAAGCACTGGGAGTGCAGAAAACTGTGCTTCGCATTTTGGTACCTCAGAAGCCTATTGTCATCAGTTTTAAGTGTTTCATCCCCAGACTTTCATTGGAATATTACTGCTCT
- the LOC143361302 gene encoding odorant receptor 13a-like isoform X2, whose amino-acid sequence MFENVMPEKAMAFVRLSVGLTCGWPLPSVATKAQVLCYRILKVLGAVSAVGLFLPVLYAAILHFGDATNFSKATVMALACAQVLTHTLITGIQHDRCQRLIENVTASLKIAKSYERDVYQRYVDTYCRFYGLTVMWYYVSPVVVVFGSALLPQPFPAVSEYPFRVDYEPVKTIIIVHQTFVGFQCSAAVCVNMFAAMLLLYTAARYEILMIDLRESTSIDALAMCVKKYYSVTRFAKDVTDATQYIVWFTIMISSGILVLCGLNIIGFMFLAWIALMGVLMCALPADALINASTNAVRSAYESTWYNQVLGVQKTVLRILVPQKPIVISFKCFIPVLSLEYYCSYISNSVSLFTALRMVLGEHADFLSSKSSNSSCCID is encoded by the exons ATGTTCGAAAACGTGATGCCAGAGAAGGCAATGGCCTTCGTTCGACTTAGCGTAGGTTTGACCTGCGGCTGGCCACTGCCATCGGTGGCTACGAAAGCTCAGGTCTTGTGTTACAGAATTTTGAAAGTGTTAGGTGCTGTTAGCGCGGTTGGATTATTCTTGCCAGTATTGTACGCAGCGATCCTTCACTTTGGCGACGCAACCAATTTCTCGAAGGCGACCGTCATGGCATTAGCTTGTGCCCAAGTTCTAACGCATACATTAATTACCGGCATTCAACACGATCGCTGTCAG CGTTTGATTGAGAACGTAACAGCTTCCTTAAAGATCGCAAAGTCCTACGAGAGGGACGTCTATCAACGATACGTCGACACGTACTGCAGGTTTTACGGGTTGACCGTGATGTGGTATTACGTATCTCCAGTCGTCGTCGTTTTCGGAAGTGCTTTACTACCTCAGCCGTTCCCAGCGGTCTCAGAGTATCCATTCCGCGTCGACTACGAACCCGTGAAGACTATAATCATTGTGCACCAAACCTTTGTCGGCTTCCAATGCTCCGCAGCGGTCTGCGTGAACATGTTCGCAGCAATGTTACTTCTGTACACCGCAGCGAGGTACGAGATACTGATGATAGATCTGAGGGAGTCTACCAGCATCGATGCTTTGGCCATGTGCGTGAAAAAGTATTATTCGGTGACCAG ATTTGCAAAGGATGTCACCGATGCTACTCAGTACATAGTTTGGTTCACGATAATGATTAGCAGTGGAATTCTTGTACTTTGTGGTCTGAATATTATAGGA TTTATGTTCTTGGCTTGGATCGCATTGATGGGAGTTCTCATGTGCGCTTTGCCAGCTGACGCTTTGATAAATGCG AGTACAAACGCTGTTCGAAGTGCATACGAATCTACATGGTACAATCAAGTACTGGGTGTGCAAAAGACTGTGCTTCGCATTTTGGTACCTCAGAAGCCTATTGTCATCAGTTTTAAGTGCTTCATCCCTGTACTTTCCTTGGAATATTACTGCTCT TACATTTCGAACTCCGTCTCGTTATTCACTGCTCTGCGAATGGTGCTTGGCGAACATGCAGATTTTCTGTCATCCAAATCATCTAATAGTTCATGTTGCATTGATTAA
- the LOC143361302 gene encoding odorant receptor 13a-like isoform X1, whose translation MFENVMPEKAMAFVRLSVGLTCGWPLPSVATKAQVLCYRILKVLGAVSAVGLFLPVLYAAILHFGDATNFSKATVMALACAQVLTHTLITGIQHDRCQRLIENVTASLKIAKSYERDVYQRYVDTYCRFYGLTVMWYYVSPVVVVFGSALLPQPFPAVSEYPFRVDYEPVKTIIIVHQTFVGFQCSAAVCVNMFAAMLLLYTAARYEILMIDLRESTSIDALAMCVKKYYSVTRFAKDVTDATQYIVWFTIMISSGILVLCGLNIIGRQPFIVKLQFMFLAWIALMGVLMCALPADALINASTNAVRSAYESTWYNQVLGVQKTVLRILVPQKPIVISFKCFIPVLSLEYYCSYISNSVSLFTALRMVLGEHADFLSSKSSNSSCCID comes from the exons ATGTTCGAAAACGTGATGCCAGAGAAGGCAATGGCCTTCGTTCGACTTAGCGTAGGTTTGACCTGCGGCTGGCCACTGCCATCGGTGGCTACGAAAGCTCAGGTCTTGTGTTACAGAATTTTGAAAGTGTTAGGTGCTGTTAGCGCGGTTGGATTATTCTTGCCAGTATTGTACGCAGCGATCCTTCACTTTGGCGACGCAACCAATTTCTCGAAGGCGACCGTCATGGCATTAGCTTGTGCCCAAGTTCTAACGCATACATTAATTACCGGCATTCAACACGATCGCTGTCAG CGTTTGATTGAGAACGTAACAGCTTCCTTAAAGATCGCAAAGTCCTACGAGAGGGACGTCTATCAACGATACGTCGACACGTACTGCAGGTTTTACGGGTTGACCGTGATGTGGTATTACGTATCTCCAGTCGTCGTCGTTTTCGGAAGTGCTTTACTACCTCAGCCGTTCCCAGCGGTCTCAGAGTATCCATTCCGCGTCGACTACGAACCCGTGAAGACTATAATCATTGTGCACCAAACCTTTGTCGGCTTCCAATGCTCCGCAGCGGTCTGCGTGAACATGTTCGCAGCAATGTTACTTCTGTACACCGCAGCGAGGTACGAGATACTGATGATAGATCTGAGGGAGTCTACCAGCATCGATGCTTTGGCCATGTGCGTGAAAAAGTATTATTCGGTGACCAG ATTTGCAAAGGATGTCACCGATGCTACTCAGTACATAGTTTGGTTCACGATAATGATTAGCAGTGGAATTCTTGTACTTTGTGGTCTGAATATTATAGGA CGGCAACCCTTCATTGTAAAACTGCAGTTTATGTTCTTGGCTTGGATCGCATTGATGGGAGTTCTCATGTGCGCTTTGCCAGCTGACGCTTTGATAAATGCG AGTACAAACGCTGTTCGAAGTGCATACGAATCTACATGGTACAATCAAGTACTGGGTGTGCAAAAGACTGTGCTTCGCATTTTGGTACCTCAGAAGCCTATTGTCATCAGTTTTAAGTGCTTCATCCCTGTACTTTCCTTGGAATATTACTGCTCT TACATTTCGAACTCCGTCTCGTTATTCACTGCTCTGCGAATGGTGCTTGGCGAACATGCAGATTTTCTGTCATCCAAATCATCTAATAGTTCATGTTGCATTGATTAA
- the LOC143361300 gene encoding uncharacterized protein LOC143361300 isoform X4, whose amino-acid sequence MFENVMPEKAMAFVRLSIGLTCGWPLPSVATRAQVLCYRIFKVSSAISALGLFLPVLYAAILHVSDATNFTKAIVMALACIQVVTQILITGIQHDRCQRLIENVTASLKNAKSYERDVYQRYVDTYCRFYGLTVMWYFVSPIVVVLGSVFLPQPFPTVSEYPFRVDYEPVKTIIILHQTFVGLQCSAAISVNMFAAMLLLYTAARYEILMIDLRESTSIDALAMCVKKYYSVTRFAKDVTDATQYIVSFTIMFSSVVLVLCGLNIIGFMFLAGTALMEVLMCALPADALINVSTNAVRSAYESTWYDQALGVQKTVLRILVPQKPIVISFKCFIPRLSLEYYCSYISNAVSLFAAMRVMVLDEDDDLLSSKSINGTCCTG is encoded by the exons ATGTTCGAAAACGTGATGCCAGAGAAGGCAATGGCCTTCGTTCGACTTAGCATAGGTTTGACCTGCGGCTGGCCACTGCCATCGGTGGCTACGAGAGCTCAGGTCTTGTGTTACAGAATTTTCAAAGTGTCGAGTGCTATTAGCGCGCTTGGATTATTCTTGCCAGTATTGTACGCAGCGATTCTCCACGTTAGCGACGCAACCAATTTCACGAAGGCGATCGTCATGGCATTAGCTTGTATCCAAGTTGTAACACAAATATTGATTACCGGCATTCAACATGATCGCTGTCAG CGTTTGATTGAGAACGTAACAGCTTCCTTAAAGAACGCAAAGTCCTACGAGAGGGACGTCTATCAACGATACGTCGACACGTACTGCCGGTTTTACGGGTTGACCGTGATGTGGTATTTCGTATCTCCAATCGTCGTCGTTTTAGGAAGTGTTTTTCTACCTCAGCCGTTCCCAACGGTCTCCGAGTATCCATTCCGCGTCGACTACGAACCCGTGAAGACTATAATCATTCTACACCAAACCTTTGTCGGCCTTCAATGCTCCGCAGCGATCAGCGTGAACATGTTCGCAGCAATGTTGCTTCTGTACACCGCAGCGAGGTACGAGATACTGATGATAGATCTGAGGGAGTCTACCAGCATCGATGCTTTGGCCATGTGCGTGAAAAAGTATTATTCGGTGACCAG ATTTGCAAAGGATGTCACCGATGCTACTCAGTACATAGTTTCGTTCACGATAATGTTTAGCAGTGTAGTTCTTGTACTTTGTGGTCTGAATATTATAGGA TTTATGTTCTTGGCTGGGACGGCATTGATGGAGGTTCTCATGTGCGCTTTGCCAGCTGACGCATTGATAAATGTG AGTACAAACGCCGTTCGAAGTGCATACGAATCGACATGGTACGATCAAGCACTGGGAGTGCAGAAAACTGTGCTTCGCATTTTGGTACCTCAGAAGCCTATTGTCATCAGTTTTAAGTGTTTCATCCCCAGACTTTCATTGGAATATTACTGCTCT